The following DNA comes from Peribacillus sp. FSL E2-0218.
GAGATTGATAGATTGACCAGGACAAGAATGATCGCTCTCCAATCACCGCCTGTTGAAAGATAGGCGCCTATCGGAGCAGGCAATGTCCAAGGCACCATTACATATGTAGGGTTGACCAGCCCTATGGACGTTGCTATATAGGCAAGTGTCGCACCAATCAATGGAGTTATGATGAATGGGATGATCAAGATCGGATTTAGTACAATCGGCATCCCAAATATGACTGGTTCATTGATGTTAAAGATGCTTGGAACGATCGTTGCTTTCCCCATCGCTTTGCTATAGGTCGATTTTGCCGTTAACAGCATTGCAATGACCAGGCCGAGTGTTGCACCAGAGCCACCAATCCAAATAAACCATTGGAAGAATGTTTCAGGCGCTACATGCGGTATTGTCGATCCCGCTGCAACCGCTGCCGAGTTATTCGCTAAATACACTTCCCAAACCGGGCGAGCAACGGCGCCCACAACAGACACGCCATGAATGCCAAACGACCAGAAGAAAGTAATCAAAAACACTGGAATCAATACACCTGGTAAAGTGTCACCTGCACTGATTAGCGGTGCAACCGCTTTATCGACAAGGGAATGTAAATCGACTGCAAACACGACGGTAATGAACGTCATCACTAGCAGTACGATCGAAACCGGTATTAACGCTTCAAAGGAACGGGCCACGGATGTTGGAACCGAATCCGGCATTTTAATGGTGATGTTTTTCGTCTTGCATAGCCGTAAAACTTCAACTGCGAAAATGGATACAAGCATTCCCACAAATAGACCATGGCCACCGAGATTTGTCATGGGCAGCACAAACCCCACGTCATCCATCGTTTTTACACCGATTGTGAACAAGAAGGCAGCCAATGAGAGCAGGCCTCCTGATAGCGGATCAAGTTTATAGCTTTGGGATAAACTGTAGCCTATACCAAATGTAATATAAAGCGTCATGATGAACATCGTTAACCGATATGGAATTAAAATTTCTGCTATGTGCTTTGCAGACCATTCACCTATTGCCGAGTCTGCTGCGACAGGCGGGAAAGCGATGATTAAAAACAAACTCCCAAAGATGATGAATGGCAATGCAGAAACCACTCCATCCCGAATTGCCCGTAAATGTTTTTGCTCAGACAGTTTAGCCATCGGTGTTGAAAGATTATTTTCTAAAAACGCTACAAACTTGTCCATGGTTGTTTTCCCCTTTTACTTATGATAGATAAGAAGCTTTTTGGTGATTCATTATTTTACTAGTTCTGTTACTAGCTTTAAAAGCTTAGGACCGCCAAGCGGGCTGTAAGCTTGGGCAGGTATCGCTTCACATGGCACTCCCGCATCATCGGCGGATGCCTTGAAGCCGTCAAAACGATGCTTGACCTGAGGTGCCACCATGGCAACATCCCAGCCGTTCCGGACCTCTGAATCGAATTCTTGAGAGCCCACTGCTAACACTTCAATGTTCATACCTTGTTTTTCGCCTTCCTTTTTTAAAGCGCTTACAACGATTGCGCTTGACATTCCACCTGAACATACGAATAATACCTTCATTATTAATTCCTCCCATTTTTTTTTATAAAAAGCTTAAATCGTTTTTCTTATGAAACCTTTTCCGATTTCCAAACGGTTTGTCGCTTCTTCATATGAAACATTCGTTAAAATCATCACGATGGCAATTTTAGGCTGTGAATGTGCCTTTGCTAAATATTCATCTGCCACATCATAACTGCAGTCGGTGGCATCCATGATGATCCGTTTTGCCCGTTCGACCAGCTTTTCGTTAGTCAACTGTAAATCCACCATTAAATTCCCATAGACTTTCCCGATGCCCACCATTGAAGCTGTGGAAAGCATGTTGCACACTAGTTTCTGGGATGTGCCCGCTTTCAATCGTGTAGAACCAGTCAGAACTTCAGGCCCGTTCACGACTTCGATGGCAACTTTGGCGATTTTCCCTATCTCTGAACCTTTATTACAGCTTATCGATACCGTGCCTGCGCCAACTTGATTGGCATATTCAAGGCCGGCAATGACATATGGCGTTCGCCCGCTTGCGGCAATGCCGACAACAACGTCTTTGCTTGTTAAATCGATTTTCTTTAAATCCTCGGGTCCCAAATCAAAGCTGTCTTCAGCACCTTCAACCGCTTTGATGAAAGCCTTTTCTCCTCCTGCTATAAGACCCACCACTTCCCCGGGGTCAGTGTTGAAGGTAGGGGGACATTCCACGGCGTCCAATAAACCGATGCGTCCACTCGTTCCGGCACCCATATAGATCAATCTGCCCTTCGCATTCATTGCTGCAACGATCATATCCACGGCTTTTGAAATTTGCGGCAATTCCTTCTTAACGCATTGTGCAACTTTCATGTCTTCCTCGTTCATCACTTCTAAAAATTCAATCGTTTTCATTTCATCCAAACTCATGGTCTTTTCGTTACGACGTTCTGTCGTTAAATGCTCTAGCATGCCTATCATCCTTTTTATTTCTGTAGTGATGCTGTTGAATCTCTAAAAAGAATATAACATTACTAAAAATTAATTTCAATATCGTATATACATTTTTGAAAATTAATTTTAAAATAAGCATAATACCTCTATATTTTTATGAATTTCTGCATACTTTTAATATTTTCAGGCATTCCCTTTCATTTTTTAAGTGAATAGGTATATTCATTATTTGTTAACGCTTACAAATAATCATATAAAAATTACTAGCTGAAAAGAGGTTGTACGATTGATGAATGGAAGAATGACAAAAAGAAAACTAGGTTCATTGGCACTGACTGCTTTAGTGGGGGGATCGCTTCTCCTTCCCGCTGACTTGATGGCAGGTGCAGATGCTCACTCGCCATCTCCCAAAACGGCCCATGTTAAGCAGGAACTGCGTGCGACCTGGATTGCAAGCGTGCTAAACATCGACTGGCCATCGAAGCCCGGATTGACAGTTACGGCTCAGAAAGAAGAATTCATCAAGTATTTGGATGAGCAAAAAGCGATGGGGATGAATGCTGTCGTCATGCAGATCAAACCGACAGCCGATGCTTTTTATCCTTCCCGCTATGGACTTTGGTCACAATATTTAACAGGTGTTCAAGGAAAGGATCCAGGGTACGATCCCCTTGCATTCATGATTGAGGAAGCCCACAAACGGAATATGGAATTTCACGCTTGGTTCAATCCTTATCGAATCACCATGCCTTTAGGAAAAACGGCAGAACTCTCTGACCTTGATAAACTACCGGAATCCCATCCTGCCAGAAAGCATTCAAATTGGGTCATCCCCTACGGACAGCAATTGTACTTTGATCCAGGCATCCCTGAAGTACAGCAGTTCGTGATTGACGGTATTATGGAAGTTGTTAAGAAGTATGATATCGACGCGGTTCACATGGATGATTATTTCTACCCTTATAAGATTGCCGGCATACCTTTTCCAGATGATGACTCCTATCAAAGGTATGGCGCAGCTGAATTTTCGAATGTAGAAGATTGGCGCAGGGACAATGTTAACAATCTAGTTAAACATATCAATGAACAAATCAAGGCGGAAAAATCTTATGTGAAGTTTGGTATCAGTCCATTTGGCGTCTGGCGTAACAAAGCGGTTGATCCAACAGGCTCGGACACCGCTGCCGGACAAACCAATTATGATGATTTATATGCGGATACACGAACATGGATCAATAATGGCTACATCGATTACATTGCGCCTCAATTATATTGGAACATAGGATTGCCCGTAGCCGACTATGCGAAGCTTCTTGATTGGTGGACAAAAGAAGTCAAAGGTAAAAATGTCCAGCTCTATATTGGACAGGCAGATTACAAAATCAATACGGAGTCCAACGGCGTGCAAAACTGGTTTGATCCGGAAGAACTGCCAAACCAGATAAAATTAAATCGATCTTTTAAAGAGTTCGATGGCAGCATGCATTTCAGTGCAAAAGATTTACGGAATAACCCCCTCGGGATAGCAGACCGTTTACGTGAAGACATTTACCGCCATCCTGCCTTGGTTCCATCGATGCCTTGGATAGATAATGAAGCGCCAAAAGCTCCTCAGGTTGGCAAGGCAAAGCAGAAGGGGGCCGAAATCCAATTCAAGATTCGCGACCACAAGCATTCAGATGCATCTTATTATGCCATTTATCGTTTTGATGGGAAGCATGAAGGAAATCTTGAGGATTCAACGAACTTACTGGCTACAGTCCACAAAGAAAAGGATGATCAATCGTTCCACGACCGTACCGTCGAAAAAGGAAATACTTACACTTATGTAGTGACTGCCTTGGACCGTACCCACAATGAAAGCAAACAAACCAAGCAGATTAAAATAAAGGTAAGATAACATTCCTTGTTATGATAAAACTAGCAAAGATGGGTGGCATGAAAATGTACATAGTAGGATTAATGTCCGGAACCTCATTGGATGGCATCGATGCGGCACTTGTTCGTGTGAATGATAGCGGCCTGAAGACGGAAATTGAAATGATCGAATTCATCACCTACCCCTTTCCGAAAGCCGTGGAAGAAGAAATCGTTCAGTCTTTATCCGTTGATACATCCAATGTGCAATTGATTTGCAGTTTGAATTTCAAGTTAGGAAAATTATTTTCAGAGGCAACCAAGGAAGTTTGCAAGAAAGCCGGACTTCCCCCGGAGCACCTGGATCTAATAGGAAGCCATGGACAAACGATCTATCATCAGCCTTTGCAGGAAAAGAACCTGGTTCCGTCAACCCTTCAAATTGGGGAACCAGCCGTGATAGCTTACGATACGAATACACCAGTCATATCCAATTTCCGCACCATGGACATGGCCGCTGGCGGTCAGGGTGCCCCGCTCGTACCTTATACCGAATATGTTCTTTACAGAAGTGAAACGAAGGGGAGATTGCTTCAAAATATCGGGGGAATCGGAAATGTGACGGTGCTGCCCAAGCAAGCCACCCTCGAAGACATGTATGCCTTCGATACCGGTCCAGGCAATATGATCATTGATGAGGTATGCCGCCAGTTATTTCATAGGAAATATGATGAAGGCGGGAAAATGGCGAAGCAGGGGCAAATGAATGAAGAGCTATTAGCTTATTGCCTTAGCCACCCCTATATTATGAGCCAGCCACCAAAGTCGACAGGCAGGGAGTTGTTCGGCAAACAATATGTTGAAACCCTATTAAGGAAATTCAACACGCTTCCGGGCGAAGACATCTTAGCGACGGTAACGATGTTTACCGCCAAGTCCATCGTCGACAACTATCGAGCATTCATCCTGCCGAAAACCGACATAGAAGAAGTGATCATCGGCGGGGGCGGCAGCTACAATAACACGTTAATTGAAATGATCCGCTCATTGCTTGGAGATTCCATAACCGTCCTCACGCAGGAAGAACTCGGATACTCATCTGAAGCAAAAGAAGCCGTAGCATTTGCTTTGCTTGCAAACGAGACGTTTCATGGCAAACCAAGTAATGTCCCCTGCGCTACAGGTGCAAAAAAGGATGTCATCCTGGGGAACATCACCTTCCCCCCTTTAACAGGATATTGATTAAGAAGCTTACATTCTTAAAAATTCCCCTTGGAACTGAATCTTAGGGGAATTTTTAATGCGAATCCGCTACTGTTGCATTTGAAATAGGCCAGGTGATAACCGCCTACACCATATCAGTCTCAGCTTTCCGGATGTCTGCAGCTTGTGTTCATTACCTGATGCTTGAAAACAAGAGGAGCCAACCCTCCAATTGGCTCCTACATAACATACTTTAAATTGAACTTCAGGTATTCATGGATTTCTCCTCCTGCCCCTCCTAATCCATTAGATCACTGAGAAGAAGCATCTGGAAAATGAAAAGCCCAATTCATGATCAGAGGTAGAGAAAAAGACTGCCCCATTCTGTTGCCGCTTTAACGATCGATCACCGCTCGCCCTATACTCTTAAACTTTTGCCAAATCCACTTCGAATTCAGTTCCCCATGAACTCAAACCTTCCCAAACTCTCGGCTTAAGCGGTAAATATTTATGCCATGGACGCGGCTCAAACATACCAAGTTCAGGGATGAATACATCAAGATCCGTGTAAAGCTCGATGATATTCCCATCTGGATCATGGTGGTATGAAGCAATGTTATGGCCAGCCGTATGGCGCGAAGGTCCCCAAAGTATCGGGCGGCCATGTTTCGCCAATACATCTGAACTGTTGCATTGATGACTAGCATCTTTCAGCTGGAAGGCAATATGATGCATTCTGGTCTCGTTGGATGCAACAATATTCAATACATGATGATCCGAATTGCATGTTAAGAAGTTGCAAAAGTCTTCACCAATTTGATCTGTAAACCAGAAGCCTAATGATTCTTGGTAAAATTGAACCACTTCCTTGTGATTGTCCGCATAAAAAGCGATATGTCCAAGTTTCAGGGGAACGATACCCGAAGACCCATAGCCAACAGCTGAGTGTTCCATGTCCGTAAATAATTCAATGATATTTCCAGCAGGATCATTTAATTCAATGAGCGTGGCAATTCCAGGCTTTCCTTTTCTCAGTTTTGATGCGATGCCCTGTAATTGTAATTGTTCCTGTACTTCCTCCAAGCTCAGCTTGCCATCCAATTGATATCCATAGCTGCGAATGGCCGTTTTTTCAGCTGGTGTGATGATAATATTATGATGATCGAGACCGTTACTTAAATATGTAATGCCTGCTGTCTTTTCCGTGACCCGGTAACCCATTACATTTGTATAATAATTAATCATATCTTCTGGATTTTTCGTCATGAAATCTGCATATGCTAACCGAAAAACTTTTATTTTGGTCATCATTCATTCCTCCATTATCATTTGCTATATGAATAAACTTATAAGTCGCATTTCCAATATTCAGCTAATTCATTAATAATAGATCGATAGTTATGCTATACTTAATTCACGGATATGATTGGTCCTGCCTCCCACAGGCAATAACCAATCAACAAATCTTGACTAGATACATGCGGGGTGATGACACACCCTTTACTCTCTTATTGAGTGATGTATCTAGTGTTGTCTGTCTTCCTATTCAGCTTTATTTGTCTCGAAAGATCATCGATCAAAATAGGCAGCCGATCGAATGACGAAACAGCACCAAATATATAAAAGTCCGGACGGACAATGACCGCTTTGAATCCGGTTTCATCAAAAAACTGTGCGTACTTCCCCTTTATATCCACTACAGCATCCCTGCTTATTTCTTGATTCGGAATAATGGTTATGAATCTTGTTCCCAGTTGCTCCATAAACTCTATCTGCCCACTCCCTAAAAACCTGCTTGCATCGTCAAGGAAACTTAAAATCTTCCATCCCTGTCCAACTGCATCGTCCAACAGGCTTGTCACGCCTTTGTAGGTCACTTCACTTTGCAACGACAACCGACCTGCATGCGATTCACTGACTGCTTCATCGTTTTTATAAAGAATTCCGTCCGTCATGTTCGGGAATTCTGGAAATTCCGGTGCCTTTCCAGTTAAAAAGGCTTCGTCCCTTTCCTTCGCAGCTTCTGGATCGGTTACACAAATCATTCTGCCTAAAAATAGAGCGGCTTCAATAACCGCTTGTGTATGAGGTTTTCTTTCTGTGGTATACGTATCCAGGATGGCTTCATCAGCTACGCCGCGTAAAACAAGATCTAGCTTCCAAGCCAAATTCTTCGAATCACGAAGCCCTGAGCATAGTCCCTGCCCCATGAACGGTGGAGTCAAGTGAGCAGCATCGCCTGCTAACATAAGCCTTCCTTTTCGCCAGTCGTCCACCCACATTGCCCGAAATGTATAAACGGCATGCCGCTCCAAAATCGCATTATCAGCTGAAATATTCCACGGTTCCAGTAAACGCCAAGCGACTTCTTCATGATTAAGCTCTTCCTTTGTTTCATCAGGAAGAACCATGAATTCCCAACGCCTCCTTCCTGGTCCTCCAGAAACCACGGTTGTTGGTCGTGCTGGGTCACATAATTGCAGATTGCTAGGTTTCCACTCCCGTTCTTCTTTTGGGATGATATCCACCACGAGCCAGTCGGATTGAAATCCCAGATCGGTGAACGTATGGTCCATCTGTTTACGAACGAAACTATTGGATCCATCACATCCTACAACATACCGAGCTGTTACTTTTGTTTGTACACCCTGAAAATCTTTGACGATCAAATCCACCCTATCCTGATATTCAGAAAGTCCGACTGCCTCATATCCAAGATTGATGCTTACTGTAGATAGGCTTTTGCACGATATATCCATTTTTCGTTCCAGTTCAGGTTGATTGAAAAACATATCCCGCGGCCATCCAGAGATGCCAAACTCCGACCAATCCAATTTCAAAAGGGCTTGATGATCCGCATTACACCACTCGTACATATCTTGAACTCTTTCGGAAATCGTTTCGATATCAATCGTAGGGATTACCGTTTGAAGGATCCTCGCTACTTCATGATCATAATGTACGGCTCTAGGTAATGAAAAGGCCTCTGGAAATCGTTCATACACACCCACTTTCCAGCCTTTTTGGCCAAGCAAGGCTGCTAACAATTTCCCTGCTGGACCATAACCGACGATCGCTACATCGAAAATCTCATTTTTCATAAAACATCCCCTTCCATCATTCATACCAATATCGTAAATCCGGATTGTAAGCGCATACAAATAAATCGAGCTGTATAACTTAAGCGAGGAATAAAGCTGGGATTGACCTCAAAACAAGGTACATGCACGATCCCAACCTTTTACATCCACTTAAGAATTTAGGAGACTAGCAACTTGACTTGGAATGACTGTATTAATCTGTTCGCCAAGGTCTATCTTCCCATCCTGGCTTTTGATTGTACAACGAATTACATCGCCATCCCGAAGGTATTTTGCGCTTGTTTTTTGATTCTCAACGAGCAAATCCAGTTTCTCTTGCCCAGGGACCGCCAGACTGGATACTTTACCCATGATTTCTGCTGAAAGATTTAGAGCGACCCCGCCTGTTGTTCCAGTAATGATCAAGTCTCCTTTTGATAAGTCCATGATTTCACTTAGCTCCGTTAATGTTTCTGCTGGCTTAAATAATAATTGATTCGTATTAGCAGACTGACGTAATTCGTCATTCACCCAAAGATTCACCTCTAAATCATGGATTAACGGGATTTCTTCTTCATCAAGCAGGTAAAGGTAAGGACCTGTGGGGCCAAATGTCCGATAGCTTTTCCCTTTTAACCATTGACCTTCGGGAAGCTGGATATCCCTTGCTGAGACATCATCCACAATGACTAAACCTGCCACATATCGATGAAGGTTCTTATCGGTAACATGGGCTGGCGCTGTAATATCCGTACCGATCACAAGACCAAGCTCTATTTCATAATCCAGCAATTTCACGTGCGCAGGACGAACGATTTCTGTGTAGGCCCCACAAAGGGAACTGTCCGCTTTACTAAAAATCATATTAAAGGGCGGACGTCCCGTTTCAAGCCCTGCCTCGGCACGATGTGTGGAATAGTTCGCCCCTTGGCAAACGATCCTCGCCGGTTTCGTAACCGGACTCAAGATATTCACTTCCTTTAATGAAACAGAATCGGCTGTTCCTTGCTTCATTATCCCACGAGCCTTCTCGGCCCCTTTCTCGAGAAATTCGGCCAGGGTGCCATATGCTTCATTAAGGACGAGGATTTTGTCCCCAGCAACAACCCCCCAGCTTGCTTTATTTTCTTTTTCGAATCTAACAACTTGTATACCCAACTCCATTACTCCTCTCTTTTAGAAAAATGATGATTAGCATGTATCATGGAGAACTTCATGATACATATATCTCTTCCAGCAACCGCTTGACACGTAAGATCAGGTCTGTCATTTTTTGACGTGCCAGGTCTTCATCACGTGCAAGCACGGCCTCATATATTGCCCGATGCCGATCCAACACTTCCTTTGTTGGAGAATCGAAGGTCGGATCTGCATATTCCTTCACCGCATGAAACGTTTTTTCACGGCTTATTATGAGCGCTTTATGCAGGGACTGGATGGTGCCGATCATTAAGTCGTTATAAGACGCGTGTAATATGCTTTGATGGAATTCAAAATCAGCCTTTGCCCAGGCTCTCTCGTCCCCGACAGATTGCTCAAGCTTTTCGAAGCATGCCTTGATCTTGACATGATCTTGGTCCGTTGCCCTTTTAGCTGCCAAGGCTGCTGCCATTGGTTCAAGCCCCAGCCGAACATCGGTCAAATGAAGGATAAAGTCACTATTGTTTTCATCTTCAATGATCCAGGTCAATACATCAATATCCCACCACTGCCACATGGCCCTTGGCAATACACTCGTTCCTGACCTTTGATTGGACCTTATAAGTTTACGGGTAGCCAACCCCTTAAGGGCTTCACGGACCACAGTTCGACTGACTCCATGCATTTCACTCAATACTTCAGCCTTTGGCAATATTTCGCCAGGAAGGTATTCTCCGTTCACGATTTTCCGTCCAAGCTCATGGACCAATTCTTCACTTCTATTTTGCATTGCCTGCATTGCCTCCCTTTCTTATACCTTTACCAACAGTATACATGGTAACGGGTCTTAAATGAGAATGGGAGTCATATCTCACGAAAATCCAGTAATCGTTTGCCTTTTCTTTATGACGAAAGAATCAACTTACCCATTACCAGCCTCCTTTGAATTTATAGGGAGAAAATAAATACTATTTATCTGTTTATTCTAATAAGTAGTATTTATTTAATCTTAAAGGGCTTCTATATAATTGTCAATCTATTTTATTTTGTTCTGACAGTACCCTGTGAGTACGGCAAAAGAACCTTTAATATGAAAAAATGACCCGTTCGCCATTTCTGCGAACGAGTCATTTCTCATGACTACATCAATTTCTCATTACCATTTTCCATTTGCATCGTTGACGGAATCTTCTTGGCCAATTTGAACTTATAGAATAAAAGGCAGGCTGCCAAAAATCCGATTCCGTAGAACAAGCCAACCCGTTGAGTCGGATCAAAAGCAAGGAATACTAATACCATTAAACAAAAGCCTAAGCAAAACAAAGGGACAAAAGGATAAAAAGGCACTTTGTATTGTAACTCCTCCGTTTTCCCGCCGGCTTTTATAAATTTCCTGCGGAACATATATTGTGATAAGGCAATCCCCATCCAGGAGATCGTAACGGAAATGCCCGCAATCGACATGAGCAAAACGAACACCGTATCAGCAGCCATGAAACTGGTCAATAACGATAATAGTGAAAAGATTATGGTGAATAAAAGGGCATTCAAAGGCACTTTCCTTTTGGATAATAAACCGAAAACCTTTGGTGCCATTCCATCATGGGCCATCGCCCAAAGCAATCGTGTTGAGGCATATAGACACGAATTCCCGACGGAAAGTATCGCTGTCAAAATGATGAAGTTCATGATGCCTGCTGCATAAGGTACCCCCGCTATCTTCATCAAGGTAACAAATGGACTTTCCAATAAGCCCAATTCCGACGAAGGGAATATCGCTGAAAGGATGATGATGGATGCAAGGTAAAAGACGATGATTCTAAAAAGGACATTGCGAATTGCCTTAGGGATGTTCTCTTCCGGTTTTTCACTCTCCCCCGCTGCGATTCCGATCAGTTCCGAGCCTTGATATGAGAATATGACA
Coding sequences within:
- a CDS encoding PTS sugar transporter subunit IIC, coding for MDKFVAFLENNLSTPMAKLSEQKHLRAIRDGVVSALPFIIFGSLFLIIAFPPVAADSAIGEWSAKHIAEILIPYRLTMFIMTLYITFGIGYSLSQSYKLDPLSGGLLSLAAFLFTIGVKTMDDVGFVLPMTNLGGHGLFVGMLVSIFAVEVLRLCKTKNITIKMPDSVPTSVARSFEALIPVSIVLLVMTFITVVFAVDLHSLVDKAVAPLISAGDTLPGVLIPVFLITFFWSFGIHGVSVVGAVARPVWEVYLANNSAAVAAGSTIPHVAPETFFQWFIWIGGSGATLGLVIAMLLTAKSTYSKAMGKATIVPSIFNINEPVIFGMPIVLNPILIIPFIITPLIGATLAYIATSIGLVNPTYVMVPWTLPAPIGAYLSTGGDWRAIILVLVNLSISVIVYLPFFKMYDKKLLAQENTVETTDSKNIAL
- a CDS encoding PTS sugar transporter subunit IIB; translation: MKVLFVCSGGMSSAIVVSALKKEGEKQGMNIEVLAVGSQEFDSEVRNGWDVAMVAPQVKHRFDGFKASADDAGVPCEAIPAQAYSPLGGPKLLKLVTELVK
- the murQ gene encoding N-acetylmuramic acid 6-phosphate etherase — encoded protein: MIGMLEHLTTERRNEKTMSLDEMKTIEFLEVMNEEDMKVAQCVKKELPQISKAVDMIVAAMNAKGRLIYMGAGTSGRIGLLDAVECPPTFNTDPGEVVGLIAGGEKAFIKAVEGAEDSFDLGPEDLKKIDLTSKDVVVGIAASGRTPYVIAGLEYANQVGAGTVSISCNKGSEIGKIAKVAIEVVNGPEVLTGSTRLKAGTSQKLVCNMLSTASMVGIGKVYGNLMVDLQLTNEKLVERAKRIIMDATDCSYDVADEYLAKAHSQPKIAIVMILTNVSYEEATNRLEIGKGFIRKTI
- a CDS encoding family 10 glycosylhydrolase; this translates as MAGADAHSPSPKTAHVKQELRATWIASVLNIDWPSKPGLTVTAQKEEFIKYLDEQKAMGMNAVVMQIKPTADAFYPSRYGLWSQYLTGVQGKDPGYDPLAFMIEEAHKRNMEFHAWFNPYRITMPLGKTAELSDLDKLPESHPARKHSNWVIPYGQQLYFDPGIPEVQQFVIDGIMEVVKKYDIDAVHMDDYFYPYKIAGIPFPDDDSYQRYGAAEFSNVEDWRRDNVNNLVKHINEQIKAEKSYVKFGISPFGVWRNKAVDPTGSDTAAGQTNYDDLYADTRTWINNGYIDYIAPQLYWNIGLPVADYAKLLDWWTKEVKGKNVQLYIGQADYKINTESNGVQNWFDPEELPNQIKLNRSFKEFDGSMHFSAKDLRNNPLGIADRLREDIYRHPALVPSMPWIDNEAPKAPQVGKAKQKGAEIQFKIRDHKHSDASYYAIYRFDGKHEGNLEDSTNLLATVHKEKDDQSFHDRTVEKGNTYTYVVTALDRTHNESKQTKQIKIKVR
- the anmK gene encoding anhydro-N-acetylmuramic acid kinase AnmK, which translates into the protein MYIVGLMSGTSLDGIDAALVRVNDSGLKTEIEMIEFITYPFPKAVEEEIVQSLSVDTSNVQLICSLNFKLGKLFSEATKEVCKKAGLPPEHLDLIGSHGQTIYHQPLQEKNLVPSTLQIGEPAVIAYDTNTPVISNFRTMDMAAGGQGAPLVPYTEYVLYRSETKGRLLQNIGGIGNVTVLPKQATLEDMYAFDTGPGNMIIDEVCRQLFHRKYDEGGKMAKQGQMNEELLAYCLSHPYIMSQPPKSTGRELFGKQYVETLLRKFNTLPGEDILATVTMFTAKSIVDNYRAFILPKTDIEEVIIGGGGSYNNTLIEMIRSLLGDSITVLTQEELGYSSEAKEAVAFALLANETFHGKPSNVPCATGAKKDVILGNITFPPLTGY
- a CDS encoding VOC family protein, whose amino-acid sequence is MTKIKVFRLAYADFMTKNPEDMINYYTNVMGYRVTEKTAGITYLSNGLDHHNIIITPAEKTAIRSYGYQLDGKLSLEEVQEQLQLQGIASKLRKGKPGIATLIELNDPAGNIIELFTDMEHSAVGYGSSGIVPLKLGHIAFYADNHKEVVQFYQESLGFWFTDQIGEDFCNFLTCNSDHHVLNIVASNETRMHHIAFQLKDASHQCNSSDVLAKHGRPILWGPSRHTAGHNIASYHHDPDGNIIELYTDLDVFIPELGMFEPRPWHKYLPLKPRVWEGLSSWGTEFEVDLAKV
- a CDS encoding bifunctional 3-(3-hydroxy-phenyl)propionate/3-hydroxycinnamic acid hydroxylase, with the translated sequence MKNEIFDVAIVGYGPAGKLLAALLGQKGWKVGVYERFPEAFSLPRAVHYDHEVARILQTVIPTIDIETISERVQDMYEWCNADHQALLKLDWSEFGISGWPRDMFFNQPELERKMDISCKSLSTVSINLGYEAVGLSEYQDRVDLIVKDFQGVQTKVTARYVVGCDGSNSFVRKQMDHTFTDLGFQSDWLVVDIIPKEEREWKPSNLQLCDPARPTTVVSGGPGRRRWEFMVLPDETKEELNHEEVAWRLLEPWNISADNAILERHAVYTFRAMWVDDWRKGRLMLAGDAAHLTPPFMGQGLCSGLRDSKNLAWKLDLVLRGVADEAILDTYTTERKPHTQAVIEAALFLGRMICVTDPEAAKERDEAFLTGKAPEFPEFPNMTDGILYKNDEAVSESHAGRLSLQSEVTYKGVTSLLDDAVGQGWKILSFLDDASRFLGSGQIEFMEQLGTRFITIIPNQEISRDAVVDIKGKYAQFFDETGFKAVIVRPDFYIFGAVSSFDRLPILIDDLSRQIKLNRKTDNTRYITQ
- a CDS encoding fumarylacetoacetate hydrolase family protein; the protein is MGIQVVRFEKENKASWGVVAGDKILVLNEAYGTLAEFLEKGAEKARGIMKQGTADSVSLKEVNILSPVTKPARIVCQGANYSTHRAEAGLETGRPPFNMIFSKADSSLCGAYTEIVRPAHVKLLDYEIELGLVIGTDITAPAHVTDKNLHRYVAGLVIVDDVSARDIQLPEGQWLKGKSYRTFGPTGPYLYLLDEEEIPLIHDLEVNLWVNDELRQSANTNQLLFKPAETLTELSEIMDLSKGDLIITGTTGGVALNLSAEIMGKVSSLAVPGQEKLDLLVENQKTSAKYLRDGDVIRCTIKSQDGKIDLGEQINTVIPSQVASLLNS
- a CDS encoding FadR/GntR family transcriptional regulator, giving the protein MQNRSEELVHELGRKIVNGEYLPGEILPKAEVLSEMHGVSRTVVREALKGLATRKLIRSNQRSGTSVLPRAMWQWWDIDVLTWIIEDENNSDFILHLTDVRLGLEPMAAALAAKRATDQDHVKIKACFEKLEQSVGDERAWAKADFEFHQSILHASYNDLMIGTIQSLHKALIISREKTFHAVKEYADPTFDSPTKEVLDRHRAIYEAVLARDEDLARQKMTDLILRVKRLLEEIYVS
- a CDS encoding amino acid permease; the encoded protein is MGNGLEKDDQLQRSMKRRHLFMLSLGGVIGTGLFLNAGYTINQAGAGGALIGYLAGGIILYMVMVCLGELAVHMPVTGSFQKYAAEYIGPSAGFSLGWMYFVGSAATAGVEFTAAGILMKHWFPHVPTWIWCAVFILLLFSLNALTTRGFAEAEYWFSGIKIIAVILFILIGIAGIFGFVSLSDRPTPFFENLAPSGLFPAGGITIIFVTMMNVIFSYQGSELIGIAAGESEKPEENIPKAIRNVLFRIIVFYLASIIILSAIFPSSELGLLESPFVTLMKIAGVPYAAGIMNFIILTAILSVGNSCLYASTRLLWAMAHDGMAPKVFGLLSKRKVPLNALLFTIIFSLLSLLTSFMAADTVFVLLMSIAGISVTISWMGIALSQYMFRRKFIKAGGKTEELQYKVPFYPFVPLFCLGFCLMVLVFLAFDPTQRVGLFYGIGFLAACLLFYKFKLAKKIPSTMQMENGNEKLM